The following are encoded in a window of Thunnus albacares chromosome 17, fThuAlb1.1, whole genome shotgun sequence genomic DNA:
- the gng13b gene encoding guanine nucleotide-binding protein G(I)/G(S)/G(O) subunit gamma-13b: MDEMDLPQMKKEVESLKYQLAFKREKSSKTVTDLVKWIEDGVPEDPFLNPELMKNNPWVEKGKCILL, encoded by the exons ATGGATGAGATGGACCTGCCCCAGATGAAGAAGGAGGTGGAGAGCCTCAAGTACCAGCTGGCCTTCAAAAGAGAGAAGTCCTCCAAAACAGTTACTGA TTTGGTGAAGTGGATAGAGGACGGCGTCCCTGAGGATCCCTTCCTAAACCCGGAGCTGATGAAGAACAACCCGTGGGTGGAGAAAGGAAAGTGCATCCTTCTCTAG